One genomic segment of Belonocnema kinseyi isolate 2016_QV_RU_SX_M_011 chromosome 2, B_treatae_v1, whole genome shotgun sequence includes these proteins:
- the LOC117168098 gene encoding RCC1 and BTB domain-containing protein 1-like isoform X1: protein MSRTDLKNWPIFSLLESKFITEINMAVVYGNLGNEAIIVTKDGTVYGLGTNISGCLGTGDSHNTLFPKKIEALCDKGIKSFSYGSGPHVLALSEKGEVYSWGHNGYCELGNGSSNQGLTPTIITMNLGEKNVISISCGSHHSLALTDEGEVFAWGQNNCGQVGSGLNSNQGAPRKVNSGLAGKKVVAISCGQTSSMALSDVGEVYGWGYNGVGQLGIGNYVNQTSPCKVAGLVGVVIEKVVCGYAHTLALSDEGTLYSWGGNGYGQLGLGNKANSCTPIKLTVPELGRVSDIAALHYNHISVAVGQGGKIFMWGQCRGQSVTSPVATFLPHIHDALACYATPSVMHEPLILNADEDHGILECLKQAFDDPVTSDLTIQVQGKSIHVHKSVLKIRCQYFRSMFQEHWAENNQNVLEHDQFSYDVYRSFLKYLYTDEVELPAENALELLDLANAYFETQLKRRCVQMIKQGITCLNVAFLYRTAIEYNAKELEDFCFKFALNHMTEVIQTPHFSKLDEGTVKTFIIKAAQAGAFKT from the exons ATGTCACGTACAGATTTGAAGAATTGGCCCATTTTCAGTCTTCTGGAGTCCAAATTCATAACCGAAATTAATATGGCTGTTGTTTATG GAAATTTAGGTAACGAAGCGATAATAGTGACAAAAGATGGGACGGTTTACGGTTTGGGAACAAATATATCAGGTTGTTTGGGAACTGGAGACTCCCATAATActctttttccgaaaaaaatagaGGCCCTTTGTGACAAgggaataaaatctttttcatatgGTAGTGGCCCTCACGTTCTTGCTCTGAGTGAGAAAGGagag gTTTACTCTTGGGGTCACAATGGATATTGTGAATTAGGAAATGGATCATCCAACCAAGGACTAACTCCCACCATTATTACAATGAATTTGggcgaaaaaaatgttatcagtaTTTCTTGCGGCAGTCATCACTCACTTGCTCTTACAGACGAAGGCGAG gtTTTTGCCTGGGGTCAAAATAATTGCGGTCAAGTTGGCAGTGGCTTAAATTCAAATCAAGGAGCACCTAGGAAAGTAAATTCTGGTTTAGCCGGAAAAAAAGTTGTCGCTATATCTTGCGGACAAACTTCGAGTATGGCACTGAGCGATGTTGGCGAAGTTTATGGTTGGGGTTATAACGGAGTTGGACAACTGGGAATTGGGAATTATGTCAATCAAACGAGTCCCTGTAAAGTTGCAGGACTTGTCGGGGTTGTGATAG aaaaagtAGTTTGCGGATATGCACACACGTTAGCACTTAGTGACGAAGGTACTCTTTATTCTTGGGGAGGAAATGGATATGGACAACTAGGGCTTGGAAATAAAGCTAATTCTTGCACGCCAATAAAG TTGACGGTGCCTGAATTGGGGAGAGTTTCTGACATCGCGGCTCTTCATTACAACCACATAAGCGTCGCCGTCGGCCAGGGTGGTAAAATTTTTATGTGGGGCCAGTGTCGAGGACAAAGTGTCACTTCTCCAGTTGCAACTTTTTTGCCGCATATTCACGATGCTCTGGCATGTTACGCGACTCCCAGTGTAATGCACGAGCCTCTAATTTTAAATGCAGATGAAGATCATGGAATTCTCGAATGTCTAAAACAAGCTTTCGATGATCCG GTAACTAGTGACTTGACGATCCAGGTGCAGGGAAAATCAATTCACGTTCACAAATCTGTACTGAAAATTCGCTGTCAGTATTTCAGATCAATGTTTCAAGAGCATTGGGCCGAGAACAATCAAAA tGTTCTGGAACATGATCAATTTTCGTATGACGTCTACCGAtcgttcttaaaatatttatacacCGACGAAGTGGAACTACCTGCCGAAAATGCTTTag AGCTCCTTGATTTGGCAAATGCCTATTTCGAGACACAATTAAAACGCCGCTGCGTACAGATGATTAAGCAGGGAATTACTTGCCTAAATGTGGCATTTCTGTACAGAACAGCGATTGAATATAATGCGAAG GAACTAGAAGATTTCTGCTTCAAATTCGCCTTGAATCACATGACGGAGGTGATACAAACACCACATTTTTCGAAGCTGGACGAGGGGacagttaaaacttttattattaaggcAGCTCAGGCTGGAGCGTTTAAAACATGA
- the LOC117168098 gene encoding RCC1 and BTB domain-containing protein 1-like isoform X2, translating into MVYSWGHNGYCELGNGSSNQGLTPTIITMNLGEKNVISISCGSHHSLALTDEGEVFAWGQNNCGQVGSGLNSNQGAPRKVNSGLAGKKVVAISCGQTSSMALSDVGEVYGWGYNGVGQLGIGNYVNQTSPCKVAGLVGVVIEKVVCGYAHTLALSDEGTLYSWGGNGYGQLGLGNKANSCTPIKLTVPELGRVSDIAALHYNHISVAVGQGGKIFMWGQCRGQSVTSPVATFLPHIHDALACYATPSVMHEPLILNADEDHGILECLKQAFDDPVTSDLTIQVQGKSIHVHKSVLKIRCQYFRSMFQEHWAENNQNVLEHDQFSYDVYRSFLKYLYTDEVELPAENALELLDLANAYFETQLKRRCVQMIKQGITCLNVAFLYRTAIEYNAKELEDFCFKFALNHMTEVIQTPHFSKLDEGTVKTFIIKAAQAGAFKT; encoded by the exons ATG gTTTACTCTTGGGGTCACAATGGATATTGTGAATTAGGAAATGGATCATCCAACCAAGGACTAACTCCCACCATTATTACAATGAATTTGggcgaaaaaaatgttatcagtaTTTCTTGCGGCAGTCATCACTCACTTGCTCTTACAGACGAAGGCGAG gtTTTTGCCTGGGGTCAAAATAATTGCGGTCAAGTTGGCAGTGGCTTAAATTCAAATCAAGGAGCACCTAGGAAAGTAAATTCTGGTTTAGCCGGAAAAAAAGTTGTCGCTATATCTTGCGGACAAACTTCGAGTATGGCACTGAGCGATGTTGGCGAAGTTTATGGTTGGGGTTATAACGGAGTTGGACAACTGGGAATTGGGAATTATGTCAATCAAACGAGTCCCTGTAAAGTTGCAGGACTTGTCGGGGTTGTGATAG aaaaagtAGTTTGCGGATATGCACACACGTTAGCACTTAGTGACGAAGGTACTCTTTATTCTTGGGGAGGAAATGGATATGGACAACTAGGGCTTGGAAATAAAGCTAATTCTTGCACGCCAATAAAG TTGACGGTGCCTGAATTGGGGAGAGTTTCTGACATCGCGGCTCTTCATTACAACCACATAAGCGTCGCCGTCGGCCAGGGTGGTAAAATTTTTATGTGGGGCCAGTGTCGAGGACAAAGTGTCACTTCTCCAGTTGCAACTTTTTTGCCGCATATTCACGATGCTCTGGCATGTTACGCGACTCCCAGTGTAATGCACGAGCCTCTAATTTTAAATGCAGATGAAGATCATGGAATTCTCGAATGTCTAAAACAAGCTTTCGATGATCCG GTAACTAGTGACTTGACGATCCAGGTGCAGGGAAAATCAATTCACGTTCACAAATCTGTACTGAAAATTCGCTGTCAGTATTTCAGATCAATGTTTCAAGAGCATTGGGCCGAGAACAATCAAAA tGTTCTGGAACATGATCAATTTTCGTATGACGTCTACCGAtcgttcttaaaatatttatacacCGACGAAGTGGAACTACCTGCCGAAAATGCTTTag AGCTCCTTGATTTGGCAAATGCCTATTTCGAGACACAATTAAAACGCCGCTGCGTACAGATGATTAAGCAGGGAATTACTTGCCTAAATGTGGCATTTCTGTACAGAACAGCGATTGAATATAATGCGAAG GAACTAGAAGATTTCTGCTTCAAATTCGCCTTGAATCACATGACGGAGGTGATACAAACACCACATTTTTCGAAGCTGGACGAGGGGacagttaaaacttttattattaaggcAGCTCAGGCTGGAGCGTTTAAAACATGA